Proteins from a single region of Hermetia illucens chromosome 3, iHerIll2.2.curated.20191125, whole genome shotgun sequence:
- the LOC119652653 gene encoding ferritin heavy polypeptide-like 17, with the protein MKAFVAVTLATLLAVVYGADVDVCHSSVLTACDGREGGEVACNSLHGGFKHAERDMQSYVNSQLATSYDYLLLSTHFNSYQKHRPGFEKLFKELSDKAWDNAVNLIKKITQRGGVTNLNEKHEIPSTISRGKQPSLEVDELHSLALALDSEKKLAGDAQRIHRRISRLDKEEHYDPEVSHFIEEKFLEEQASTIRKLSGYANDLAKLVSVPDPSLSVYLFDEYLQKQ; encoded by the exons ATGAAAGCCTTTGTCGCAGTTACGTTAGCCACCCTTTTAGCGGTCGTATATGGCGCAGACGTCGATGTGTGCCACAGTAGCGTGTTGACCGCTTGCGACGGGCGGGAAGGAG GGGAGGTTGCTTGCAACTCTTTGCACGGAGGTTTCAAACATGCCGAGAGGGACATGCAATCGTACGTGAATTCGCAACTTGCAACATCATATGACTACTTGCTCCTGTCTACCCACTTCAACTCCTACCAGAAACACCGACCAGGCTTCGAGAAGCTGTTCAAGGAGCTCTCTGACAAAGCCTGGGATAATGCTGTGAACCTCATTAAAAAAATTACGCAAAGAGGCGGTGTCACAAATCTTAATGAGAAGCACGAAATTCCATCAACTATTTCTCGTGGCAAGCAACCAAGTCTGGAAGTTGATGAACTCCACTCATTGGCCCTGGCTCTGGATTCTGAAAAGAAATTGGCTGGCGATGCTCAACGTATTCACCGCCGCATTTCCCGATTGGACAAGGAAGAACATTACGATCCTGAAGTCAGTCACTTCATAGAGGAGAAGTTCCTGGAGGAACAAGCCAGCACCATCCGTAAACTTTCTGGGTATGCCAATGATTTGGCTAAGCTCGTGAGCGTTCCGGATCCTTCACTCAGCGTTTATTTGTTTGACGAGTATCTTCAAAAACAATAA